The genomic DNA AAAAGAGTCATTAgttcagagccagaaacttaaataaacacataaatgtaaTCATGGTTTGAAATGACACACCTCAGGAATGTatgtaaaaagtaaaagatgTTAACATTTAGGTTTCAGTTCCTCTAACATTCTGTCATTAAACGTTGCAGATAAAAACAATCTTTCGAAGCAGCAATTAATCTCTCGGACTTTAAAAAATGGACCTTGAAGCGGATctgtaatctgattaaatgGTAAAACTATCTTACTGTCTACATTTTCTGtagtatttactttaaaaatctgattttaaacatgaaatgatccagagaaaggagaaaactgttttctgtatttagtCGTCACACTCAGGCTTCCGTACCCAGTTCATATCTTAGAACtttctgacacacaaacacacttttaacgtcatccacacacacacaccagcagcttCCTCCCCAACAAACACATAACACATAAATTTAGGATTTCTCTGTGGTTTGTGTTAAAACTAAAGATGAccctagaccaggggtgtccaacatgaggcccgtgggccaaaagcggtcctccagagggtccaatccagccctcaaagtgtaaaaattccagagaagacattaactgcagattgtaaattagtaaaactataaaatcatttctagaccatgacaagttgttttgatcccaaagtaaaatactagattgttcattgttcttttgttgttttgtgcctcatttttggaatatttcgtctttttgtcttttttgtctgactttcatctcatgttttggtttctcgtttttgtggctttgtgtttcatttttgtcttgcttgtgttttttgacttatttttgtcattttgtgttttgctttattcattgttttgtcgttttgtgtttttttttctcatttgtccattttattgttgctttgtaacaaattttttgcttttgttttgtttcgtgttgtttgtctaattttttgaagttttgtgtcttattttcacaatattttgtcttgtttttgttgttttttgtctaaattttgtcgttggtccattttttggtcactttgtaactttttttgtctaatttttcgtctcttttttgttttgctttgagtcgtttcactcattttttgtcatttagtttctcacttttggggttttgtgtctcgcttttgtaatattttgtcttgtttttgtctttttttgtctgactttcgcttaatgtttttgtcattttgcttctcatttttgtcgttttgtgtttcctgtttgtctcgcttttggtttttgtcttattttttgtcattctgtgttttgctttattcgttgctTTGTGTATAGTTTGtgtcaatttgtgtttttttgtctcagttgtctacttttttgttgttttgtttctcacttttctcatttttggtcttgtctgTTGCATTTGTGTAATTCTTTGTagcatttgtgtcatttgtccacttttttgtcacttagtaactttttttggtcaaattttatttcttttttgcatagctttgtttgtctcattttcatcgttttatgtctcatttttgtaatattttgtcgtttttgttgctttttgcctttttttgtcttactgtttaatgtttttggcgttttgtttcttgtttgttgttttgtgtttcctttctgtctcgcttgtgttttttgtcttatttttgtcattatctgttttgctttatttgttgttttgtgtatagtTTGTGtcgatttgtgttttttttgtcttgcttgtctacttttttgtcattttgtttctcacttttctcatttttggtcttgtctgtttcatttgtgtacttttttgtcGCATTTGTGCCgtttgtccacttttttgtCACTGGAATTTTTTGGGtcaaattttgtgtcttttttgtctcattttcatcgttttgcgtctcatttttgtaatattttgtcttgttttttgtctttttttgtctgacttttgatggttgtctcatgtttttgtcattttgtttttcctttttgtctcgcttggtttttttggtcaatttgtgccttttttgtcattttttgttgacactgaggcataatattgttgaacttgaatttatttttcttaaatttcaggttgttcacgaTGTTtcgtaaaaagataattccttaaatgttaacatttttgcactaaaccagaggaaccattaggagttgcggttatttctaggttattctgctgtggttttactggtctggtccactggagatcagactggactggatgtggaacctggactaggaTGAGTTTAACTCTCCTGTCGTAGAGAATCAGACCCACATGGTGTCGACCTACAGCCAATCACGAGAGACGCCTGTAGAGCAGCACAGGGAGAgaccagaaacacacacacacacacacacacacacacacacacacacacacacacacacacacacacacacacacacacacacacacacacacacacacacacacacacacacacacacacacacacacacacacacacacacacacacacacacacacacacacacacacacacacacacacacacacactttttctaGCGTGACGTAAACGAGGCCTGAGATGGTCACATCATGAGCACGTTGGTCCAAACCTCTGGGTGAGAAAGACATGAAtgggaaataaaaaagaaaagaaaattcaaaatgtaaagttACAATAAAATAGGCAgctaagaaaataaacaaaaataaaatagaatgaCAAAACAAACTAGGCAGCTCCATCCTCGGatgctttttctgtttatctgtccTGACTGAGGCCTTTTCTTCTGGAAGTCCATCTGCATCCTCAGTAAAGACTTCAATCAGCTTCACATGATGAGTATAAACCCACAGAGACACGAGTCTGGAGGAAAGATTCATGAACAACATCTCCCTCACAGCTGAATGAAGCCAGTCCCTCCTACTGAACCCTTCCATCAGGACTCCAGTCTGTCTGAGGGCTCAACTTCCATCCAAACATCTCATCATCTCCTCCAGGCTGTCGATTGCAGCAGCTTTCTCAGGGTCTCAAAAGAGACTAAACATATTGAAATAAAAAGGTGAAAGTTAGTCACCTGGCTGCCAGGTGTGACAGCAGAGAAGAACATCTGTGACTTCCTGCCGAAGGCCAGAGGAGGCAGAAGAACATTCAAGGTGCACCACATGGAGGAGGATACAGAGGGATAGGAGACTCTTGGATCAAAGCTGGGAAAGGGTGTTGTCAGGTTCAACACTTCTTCTGGCCAGGAATGAGACTGCTGCAGTTCTCTGACGGCTGGTGCCATCCAGTGGCCAGGTGGAGCATCACCTCCTGTTACCtgttctccttcagcagcatgCGGAAGTTGTGGAGCTGGTGTATGCTGGTGGACAAcctgaaacagaaagaagacgGTAAATGACGCATTTAACAGCTGATGGGAGGAGATGAGACACACATCAAAAATACGTGGGTGGTTAAAGCCCAGCGGACACTAAATGATTAAACAGGCAGAGGATATAGAAAATTAAAACCATTACAAATATAAACCAAAAGTGCATGAAATTAATTAGATATCCAAATACAACCAGACACAacatacatcaacattctgacTGATAATCATCTtgaatttccttcaggattaataaactatctatctatagatctatctatctacagtctatctatctatctatctatagtctatctatctatagtctatctatctatctatctatagtctatctatctatctatagtctatctatctatagtctatctatctatctatagtctatctatctatctatctatctatagtctatctatctatctatagtctatctatctatctatctatctatctatctatctatctatctatctatctatctatctatctatctatagtctatctatctatctattgtctatctatctatagtctatctatctatagtctatgtatctatctatctatctatagtctacgtatctatctatctatctatctatagtctatctatctatctatctatctatctatctatctatctatctataataaTGACTACATTATTACACCAGTACTCAATAACAGCTATAAAACCGTTAAACATCCCATAAAGTCGTGACAGCATGCCGCTCCCAGACCTGAGCAGATAGGTCCTTCTAGCTGTAGTTTCATGTGGTGTCCAGCAGGAGTCCTGCTGAGGAGGACTTTACTGAAGGTAAGTGTTGTAGTGTAATATTCTTTGATGTGCTGAAAGCGAAGGATGTTGTAATCCTGGCTAATGCTGTTTGAACTGATAAGTACTATATATGTGTGAAGGACTTAATGTTGGATATGCTAATAACCACCGATGTTTGACTGTACTGAATGTAtgtgaaggaaaagaagaaacagaaactgtAATGAAGGGCTGATGAGAGATCATGAGGTACAGTTTGGAAACTTTGATGTGTATACTTAAAGCATTAGAATTTTTCATATATATTGGAATCATAATAATACATAGAAGTATattatgcatgaaatctgtccCAAAATAAAGAGGGTAAGATGGGAAGTagagtctgaacatgtctgttCTCTGTGAATCATGACTGAAAAATAACCTGAGGTCCTCTGTAAAGACTAACCCAACAATGAAATAAGATATGTTGGTGAAAGGATctggggcctcatttataaaacattgcATAGGATCCACACTAAAAGTTTGACTACGTCGAAAATCTGAAATAGGCGCACGCCAAAAAATATCCTGATTTATAAAACCGTGCGTACGCACAACTGCACGCAATTTCCCATTTATAAATCACACTCCAGCTGGAAGATTGCGCAGGTGGATCCACCTCACATCCCGCCCACGACACACCCACATTTTACCATGAATGGTCAATGCAAAGTAACTCATGAATGTATGTGCAtataaacaagctgctgatcCACGGCATTTTACGCTCAGTcatggcagaaaaaagaaaaggaaatttttcggAGACCAAGACAGAGGTGCTTGTGGATGAGGTGGAGGCCAGGAAGAGTATTTTGTTTGGTGGTCATAGTAGTGGCAtcactaacaaaagaaaaggcaccGAGTGGCAGCACGTTGTCACCTCTGTCAACAGTGTGGGTTCCACAGAGAGAACTATGGCAGAGGTGAAAAAGAAGTGGTCTGATTTGAAGGTGGAGGCCAAGAAGAGAGTGACATGCCATCACCAAAGCATGTCTGCtacaggtggaggtagaggcAAACCTGAGCCCACACCTCTGGACAGCAGGATAGCATCCATCCTCGGGACGGCCAGCGGGTGTGGAATCGtgtcagagaaggaaggagacacCGATTTGGCAGAGCCCACAGAGGAGACcggtaaaatacagttttatctgtttattaaatgtattagaTATTTAAATGGACTTGTAAAAAGGCAGTGGACTTATGCTTTTTGTCCTCAGTCACTCTAGAGTTGGAAACGCTGGCTGACGAGGAGGTTCTGACCACAGCGTGTCCTGTCAGCGTGGATGAAGCCTGGCTGTCCCCAGTACAAGTACATCCTGAGACCATGGCACACCCAGAAGTGGTCGGATCCTGACAGACAGAGTCCCACAATCACAAAGGGACACCATCGGTCCCATAAATGAAGTGCGGGATGAGCTCCAGCAAATACAGTAATGAACAACATGTGAGGTCCTGTCTGACATTGCCGCCTCTATTAAagatcttgttaaaaaaaaaattaaacatactTTCGGTCTTATTGTAAACGCTGCGTAACACCCCGGCTCTACAAGTGTAAtatgtgatgacaataaaggtttGGGATAAATCTGGCTTCAATTCACCACCTCACCGTCTGGACCTGCTGTTCCCTCTGTCTCCAAAATGTCCGTAAACAAGCATCGATGTTGGCGCACCGGTGCGCATATTCTCACgccaagtttatttttataaatcacaaCCTTTGCGTTGGAAGTGGCGTACGTAACTTTCTAGCCCTGTTTTGTGCGTAAGTAAGTGttataaatgaggcccctgACCAGTAGTTAGGAAAGTATAACGGTGTCAGACTGTCCCTCCTATCATACACCCTATAGgggtggaaaaatgaccaactctcacagcTTAAAGACGAAGCTCAGCTCAGTATCTCTggtgcaaaaactcaaaatcctaccaagtctatttgtcttatttttagtgaaaatgtctcatcccacttgatttaaatCCATGAAACAAGAGAcgtttcagcaagatggagggacttgttttaagacaatgcatcttaaatatcttgttaagtcaaacaatgttgaaattatcttgttctgagttgaattttacaagaaaactcaaaaaagtttcaccctcgtgtcatcctgttGGTCagattgatccgttttaaagttagaaaatgtggagaaaaaatattttcacagtgaaacttctgatgtcctcattttcaacatttttgggaaatctgtaaatattttttggtggaaaaatcaaatattaaaaatgtttcttaagaacgttcaccaaaaaaaagttttttgtgaatgttcttaaagaaaatattagaagttttactgatatatatggaatcacttttgatatttttaggattttttttgaagatttttactcatttttaaaaaatatttacaagaattttcttgccaaatttgtgggactttttaaaataaaaaggttttgcaaattttcagaaattttggatttttttttgcagatttttaaaaaatgttttcagacaaagaaacattattttttggtgcctgtaaatgaggacaacaggagggttaatacatctcaaattaggaggttacatgaaagcaaaaatttatttttgagtgaaaaactgctactttttttaaaaaatcatatctggcttattttaagacacctaagcttgacaatcctggtaaaatatagcttaaaataagttttcccagctaattttgagatctcagtattctaaatatcatatcttatttcaagaaatcttaccaaagcatttttcacttgttctaatggcagatattttcatttatttcaaggtGAAAGTTCCTTGAGataagtttttttgtcttgttttgagaggcattttttccagggtgggtgttaatcactgctaagaactacTCCTGGGTTTTAGttgacaataaatcctgctgcctccgCATGCTGACGTCTTGTTTTGATTACTGTTAAACTAAGGTTTTTAACTTAGTAATGAAGTGAGAAGTCAAGAGCTAAGGTGAACTGGGGTCAAGTGTTCACAGTGAAGGTTATTAACCTCGAAATAGACGTCAaggatttttgtgagtctgacatctgtttcctgaccggaggcctgctctgagctgcagatggaacaaatacattaatagaGAAGTAAGACTGAGTGGAAGcgtccaaacagtccaaacagttagtttcagttcctcaaacatggaGGGGTCTTAGGATGAGTTGGGGGGGAGCTGGTGGAACAGTCCAGAATAGATGGTTTTAGTTCCTCAAACATGCAGAGAGATGAAGTCATTGCTCAAGTTAATTTAGTATGAGCTCATTGTGTATGTTAACTAAGTGTGCAGTTATTGCATATGCAAaaggttcagttgttgtataaattgCACTGGATCGAGACACGAGTTGGGAGTCGTTGCGAGGTGGTCACTGGTTGCAATCCAGGGTAGAAATGCTctgagcaaaggggattttaccacgtaactCGGACGGGGAattcaacatgatctgcaaaggaATAACTGTTCTACTGGAATTATGGACTGAAGgagtgctctttctgcactgtttgaggattacgaaagactgtgatctaaaaataacgctgactgaaggaacaTTACTGAACTCTGCTATTTCTGAGAGGAACAACACCAGAAtggattaacaaagtttttactggccctaaatgacaaaaatggatacaagcagatctaaatctgGACCGAACCCCGTCCACTTCCCCCTGGAGCCGGTGAGCCTCGGAGGCTCGTCagtct from Amphiprion ocellaris isolate individual 3 ecotype Okinawa chromosome 4, ASM2253959v1, whole genome shotgun sequence includes the following:
- the LOC129348832 gene encoding t-SNARE domain-containing protein 1-like isoform X2, with translation MYVHINKLLIHGILRSVMAEKRKGNFSETKTEVLVDEVEARKSILFGGHSSGITNKRKGTEWQHVVTSVNSVGSTERTMAEVKKKWSDLKVEAKKRVTCHHQSMSATGGGRGKPEPTPLDSRIASILGTASGCGIVSEKEGDTDLAEPTEETELETLADEEVLTTACPVSVDEAWLSPVQVHPETMAHPEVVGS
- the LOC129348832 gene encoding t-SNARE domain-containing protein 1-like isoform X1 produces the protein MYVHINKLLIHGILRSVMAEKRKGNFSETKTEVLVDEVEARKSILFGGHSSGITNKRKGTEWQHVVTSVNSVGSTERTMAEVKKKWSDLKVEAKKRVTCHHQSMSATGGGRGKPEPTPLDSRIASILGTASGCGIVSEKEGDTDLAEPTEETVTLELETLADEEVLTTACPVSVDEAWLSPVQVHPETMAHPEVVGS